ACACAACCTATGACCATACCTTGAGTTGTCTGTTCTCGTCTGAGAGTTTGCCCACATCGTACTGCAGCCTCTTGCACTCAGCCATCAGTTTCTTCATCTCAGAGTCATCCATGGACGCGCTGCTGGGCCTTGGTGCCGACGTGCCATCTGCTTTGGAGTTGAGGACGGGGGCAGCTTTGGTTGCATCGACATCATTCTGGAGGCAGCCAAAGTGAAAAAATACAAAAGTGACCAGGAACATAGTTTCCCTCCCGACATTGCAGTACATGCCAACCAAATAAACTAAACACGCTTAGACCAAATGCCATAAAACCGTTACATTGATGGAAATATATTTTTGAAAACTTCAATTTGTTTGAAATTAGTATGAAGAGGTGATACATTTTCATTAGGGGCCTAATGGCAAAATGACAGTTATCCAACATTAAATTGTTACAAAGCTACAACCATACCTGTACAGCATACTTAGCACTGATCAGACAACTATTCTACTACAATCAGAATTTACACTAGAAGAGCGGTGACCACCTACAGTGAGTAAACTACACTTCCCAAACTAACCCTGAACAGCCACTTCCTGCTCTGCCACAAACCTTCCACTGCCTGCCTCTCACTGAGCTGGGTGCTGACATGAACTCTGGGAGATCGCTGGAGTCGTAGCGGGTTGCCAGGTGGTGCCAGCTGCACAGGGGAGTGCGGTACTCTCCGGGGGTGGGGGCTGCCCTGTCCCCCAGGTGCCTGGCGCTGAGCTTGGGGGTCTGCCCAGGAGTGGTGAATGCCATGATGCTACCACGGGTCTCCCTGGCACTACCGCTAGGCTATCGCACGAGGGGAAGCACATGCAGCATGCATGATCATAGATATATAGAGGTCATCTCTTTAACTTTGGGGTGTTCAGTGGTTCTCAATTGCTGCTTTGGTTGTAGGGTAAAACATTATACACTGCTATAAATGACTGTGTTGAACCAACAAAACTGACCTGTCACCACTAGGAACAAGTTGTAATTGTTACATGATGTGAGTGTTTCAGATGTGACAATAGAGAGCTGTGAGGTAGAAATGCTAGTTATTACAGTTTATCCACACAAAAATCCACAAGATCGCATATGGGCAACAATCATATGACTGTACCTATATAAAATGCAGAGAAAGGAACAAACAGCAGTAAGGAGAGAGCGAAAGCCATGTAGACTGAGAGAATGTGAAAAAGATGTATTGACAGATAACACTGAACTGTGGCCGTGACAAAAGTACAACATTGGACGTATAACACCAGAACCCTGGAAGGCCGCTGATAGAAGTTCTATTTTctactactgtacacactacTTACCATTTTATCGTTTTCAGAGGGCAGTTCGAACACACATCTCAGCTTGGAGTCCATCAGATCATCTGGCTTCGCATCTTTCCACTGTGGCAATTCAACAAGTACAAGATAAGGTAAACATAGATGGATTCATTGTTCACAGGGACCGCTGATGGAATAACAATAAACATGCAACACTCAGGGGCTGTGTAATATACTATTTGCTGCCCTCTGCTGGAGAAATCATATAAAAAGCTATTTAAATACAGTACTGAAATCTGTGGATCAACAAAAGCAG
This genomic window from Oncorhynchus gorbuscha isolate QuinsamMale2020 ecotype Even-year linkage group LG07, OgorEven_v1.0, whole genome shotgun sequence contains:
- the LOC124039624 gene encoding vesicle-associated membrane protein-associated protein A-like isoform X1, whose product is MSKLEQVLDLEPPYDLKFKGPFTEVVTTNLKLKNPSDRKVCFKVKTTAPRRYCVRPNSGMIESGATVTVSVMLQPFEYDPNEKSKHKFMVQTIFAPSTATDMDAVWKDAKPDDLMDSKLRCVFELPSENDKMPSGSARETRGSIMAFTTPGQTPKLSARHLGDRAAPTPGEYRTPLCSWHHLATRYDSSDLPEFMSAPSSVRGRQWKNDVDATKAAPVLNSKADGTSAPRPSSASMDDSEMKKLMAECKRLQYDVGKLSDENRQLKDEGLRMRKSHRSDDMVTGSGAMMSKQHSSSSLPSLMVVIAAIFIGFFLGKFVL